In Indicator indicator isolate 239-I01 chromosome 29, UM_Iind_1.1, whole genome shotgun sequence, the following are encoded in one genomic region:
- the SOCS3 gene encoding suppressor of cytokine signaling 3, with product MVTHSKFPAAGMSRPLDTSLRLKTFSSKSEYQLVVNTVRKLQESGFYWSTVTGGEANLLLSTEPAGTFLIRDSSDQRHFFTLSVKTESGTKNLRIQCEGGSFSLQSDPRSSQPVPRFDCVLKLVHHYMPPAPVPEQPGGTLHPKRTYYIYSGGEKIPLVLSRPLSSSVSTLQHLCRKTVNGHLDSYEKMTQLPAPIKEFLDQYDAPL from the coding sequence ATGGTCACCCACAGCAAGTTCCCCGCCGCCGGGATGAGCCGCCCCCTCGACACCAGCCTGCGCCTCAAGACATTCAGCTCCAAGAGCGAGTACCAGCTGGTGGTGAACACCGTGCGCAAGCTGCAGGAGAGTGGATTCTACTGGAGCACGGTGACTGGCGGTGAAGCCAACCTGCTGCTTAGCACCGAGCCTGCAGGCACCTTCCTCATCAGGGACAGCTCGGACCAGCGGCATTTCTTCACCCTCAGCGTCAAGACAGAGTCAGGCACCAAGAACCTGCGCATCCAGTGCGAGGGTggcagcttctccctgcagagTGACCCTCgcagcagccagcctgtgccCCGCTTTGACTGTGTGCTCAAGCTGGTACATCACTACATGCCACCTGCGCCCGTCCCTGAGCAGCCAGGGGGGACTCTGCACCCCAAACGCACCTACTACATCTACTCTGGCGGTGAGAAGATCCCCTTGGTGCTGAGCCGCCCACTCTCCTCTAGTGTCTCcaccctgcagcacctctgccgCAAGACCGTCAATGGGCACCTGGACTCCTATGAGAAGATgactcagctgccagctcccatcAAGGAGTTCCTGGACCAGTACGATGCCCCTCTCTAA